From the Ciona intestinalis unplaced genomic scaffold, KH HT000129.2, whole genome shotgun sequence genome, one window contains:
- the LOC100177319 gene encoding insulin-degrading enzyme isoform X1: MLCSTIFRKILRINCRSYIVTTTHTMAPTNPSKGKKLKLVSRRLDDILSVHDGIVKSDSDKREYRGLQLNNGLKIMLISDPKTDKSAASMDVNVGSLSDPKELEGLAHFCEHMLFLGTEKYPDEDEYSKFLSQHAGNSNAYTSDDHTNYYFDVGHKHLKEILDRFSQFFICPLFDASCTDREMNAVHSEHEKNVMSDGWRLQRLDKATANPNHPYSQFGTGNKETLDSEPKKKDICVRDELLKFHDSMYSANIMALAVLGRESLDELTDMVTPMFSSIKNKQLTVETYTESPYTEKELKVCMKVVPVKDVRNLVLTFPIPDLTEHYQSNPGSYLGHLIGHEGPGSLLSELKSRGWVNSLMAGEKGGARGFDFFIIQVDLTKEGMAHVDDIVVCMYQYIDMLKTSGTPSWIFQEIKDLNNMSFKFKDKEKPTSCVQNCSESMHYFPMEDVLSAGHLVKEFRPDLVEDLLARLNPDNMRITLVSKSYKDEVDVTERWYGAKYNLTPISEDLLNNCRKVTPSSKFHLPPPNEFIPTNFTIAPLPQGSSPVPELIKRNQLSHVWFKQDDKFKLPKACILFELFSPVAYSFPQHCNMVYMFTELFKDALNEYAYAAELAGLSYKFSNSVYGIHLTIKGYNNTQRVLLEKILTKMTTFSVDQKRFHVIKELYTRSLKNFKADQPYQHASYFSHVVKSEKAWTKDELSAELVNLTSEMLQEFIPKFMKRLHVQMLMHGNLTKAEALKISETVEEILQHKALTEPLLPTELQKHRQFKIPNGSSYVFQYKNQVRKISSMLVYLQVGLQNTTDNMLLQLLAQVISEPCFNILRTREQLGYIVFSSVDRGNGVQGLRIIIQSERTPSYLEGRAEAFIEHVGDHLNEMSEAEFQKHVSSLAAQILEKPKKLGTETLKYWSELLSEQLFFKRDEVEAEHLKTLTKPMLQDFYKRYIHVSAPERSKLTVHVLGKNLDSCPTQAEPTCQGDLLPCPKLPESTLISDVNQFKQSLELYPRVRPYLDINEAKL, from the exons TGTCCATGATGGAATTGTGAAATCGGATTCAGATAAACGTGAATACCGTGGTCTACAATTAAACAATGGGTTAAAAATAATGCTGATTAGCGATCCAAAAACCGACAAATCTGCTGCTTCTATGGATGTTAATGTTG GTAGTTTATCCGACCCAAAAGAATTGGAAGGACTCGCTCACTTCTGTGAACACATGTTGTTTCTTGGAACCGAGAAATATCCTGATGAAGATGAATATAGCAAA TTTCTGAGTCAACATGCAGGAAACTCCAATGCATATACATCAGATGATCATACAAACTATTACTTTGATGTGGGACATAAACATCTGAAAGAAATACTGGACAG attttctCAATTCTTCATCTGCCCTCTCTTTGACGCGAGTTGCACGGACCGTGAAATGAACGCGGTGCACTCGGAGCATGAGAAGAACGTGATGTCCGATGGGTGGAGACTTCAGAGACTTGATAAAGCAACAGCTAACCCTAACCATCCATATTCACAGTTTGGCACTG GTAACAAAGAGACCCTTGACTCTGAGCCTAAAAAAAAAGACATTTGTGTTCGCGATGAACTGCTCAAGTTTCATGACTCAATGTACTCAGCAAATATTATGGCCCTTGCTGTGTTGGGGCGAGAGTCATTAGATGAACTGACAGATATGGTTACGCCCATGTTTTCttctattaaaaacaaacaactaacTGTGGAGACTTACACTGAATCACCATACACTGAGAAAGAACTAAAG GTCTGCATGAAAGTGGTTCCAGTTAAAGATGTTAGAAACCTTGTGCTAACCTTCCCAATTCCTGATCTCACTGAACATTACCAATCCAAT CCGGGTTCTTACCTTGGTCACCTGATCGGGCACGAGGGGCCGGGAAGTTTGTTGTCTGAGTTAAAATCAAGAGGTTGGGTGAATTCCCTGATGGCGGGTGAAAAAGGGGGAGCTCGTGGGTTTGACTTCTTCATAATTCAAGTTGATTTAACTAAAGAAGGAATGG CACATGTGGATGACATAGTAGTTTGTATGTACCAATATATTgatatgttaaaaacaagtgGAACACCCTCGTGGATATTTCAAGAAATTAAAGATCTTAACAACATgagctttaaatttaaag ACAAAGAAAAGCCAACTTCATGTGTGCAGAACTGCAGTGAGTCGATGCATTACTTTCCAATGGAAGACGTATTATCAGCAGGTCACCTCGTGAAGGAATTCCGACCAGACCTTGTTGAAGATCTCCTTGCAAGGCTTAACCCCGATAATATGAG AATAACCCTTGTATCGAAATCCTACAAAGATGAAGTTGACGTTACCGAGAGGTGGTACGGAGCAAAATACAACCTCACCCCCATCTCCGAGGATCTTCTCAACAATTGTCGCAAAGTAACCCCCTCATCCAAGTTCCATCTCCCACCCCCCAATGAATTCATTCCAACCAACTTCACGATTGCCCCCCTTCCACAAGGGAGTTCCCCTGTACCAGAACTGATAAAG AGAAACCAGTTATCGCATGTTTGGTTCAAACAAGATGATAAATTCAAACTCCCTAAAGCTTGCATATTATTTGAGTTGTTCAGTCCAGTGGCTTACTCATTTCCCCAGCATTGTAACATGGTGTATATGTTTACTG AGTTGTTTAAGGATGCATTGAATGAATACGCATATGCTGCTGAACTTGCTGGATTGAGTTATAAGTTTAGCAACAGTGTCTATGGTATTCAT TTGACCATCAAAGGTTACAACAACACGCAACGAGTTCTACTGGAGAAGATTTTGACGAAAATGACAACTTTCAGTGTTGACCAGAAAAGATTCCACGTTATCAAGGAATTG tACACAAGGTCACTTAAGAACTTTAAGGCTGACCAACCGTACCAGCATGCATCCTACTTCAGTCATGTAGTCAAGTCCGAGAAGGCTTGGACCAAGGATGAACTGAGTGCAGAACTCGTCAACCTGACTTCAGAGATGCTGCAAGAATTCATTCCAAAGTTTATGAAGAGATTGCATGTACAGATGCTTATGCATGGCAACCTCACAAAAGCTG AGGCACTAAAGATATCTGAAACAGTTGAAGAGATATTACAACACAAAGCATTGACTGAACCACTATTGCCAACTGAGCTGCAGAAACATagacaatttaaaataccCAACG GTAGTTCATATGTGTTCCAATATAAAAACCAAGTTCGAAAGATCTCATCTATGCTGGTTTACTTACAAGTTGGTCTACAGAACACAACAGATAACATGTTGTTGCAACTATTAGCACAAGTTATATCGGAACCTTGTTTCAATATACTACGTACAAG AGAGCAGTTAGGTTACATTGTGTTCAGTAGTGTTGATCGTGGTAATGGAGTTCAAGGTCTAAGAATCATTATCCAATCTGAGCGAACACCTAGTTATTTGGAAGGAAGAGCTGAGGCTTTCATTGAACACGTTGGG GATCACCTTAATGAGATGAGTGAAGCTGAGTTCCAAAAACACGTTTCTTCACTTGCTGCACAAATATTGGAGAAACCAAAGAAATTGGGGACGGAAACATTAAAGTATTGGTCGGAACTTTTGTCggaacaattgttttttaaaagag atgaGGTTGAAGccgaacatttaaaaactttgaccAAACCGATGTTACAAGATTTCTATAAACGGTACATCCATGTTTCAGCACCAGAGCGTTCCAAACTAACTGTTCATGTGCTCGGGAAAAATTTAGATagtt GTCCAACTCAAGCAGAGCCAACATGTCAAGGTGATTTGCTTCCATGTCCAAAACTTCCAGAA TCAACATTGATATCCGATGTAAACCAATTCAAACAAAGTCTTGAGTTATACCCACGTGTACGACCATATTTGGACATCAACGAGGCTAAACTATAA
- the LOC100177319 gene encoding insulin-degrading enzyme isoform X2: MLCSTIFRKILRINCRSYIVTTTHTMAPTNPSKGKKLKLVSRRLDDILSVHDGIVKSDSDKREYRGLQLNNGLKIMLISDPKTDKSAASMDVNVGSLSDPKELEGLAHFCEHMLFLGTEKYPDEDEYSKFLSQHAGNSNAYTSDDHTNYYFDVGHKHLKEILDRFSQFFICPLFDASCTDREMNAVHSEHEKNVMSDGWRLQRLDKATANPNHPYSQFGTGNKETLDSEPKKKDICVRDELLKFHDSMYSANIMALAVLGRESLDELTDMVTPMFSSIKNKQLTVETYTESPYTEKELKVCMKVVPVKDVRNLVLTFPIPDLTEHYQSNPGSYLGHLIGHEGPGSLLSELKSRGWVNSLMAGEKGGARGFDFFIIQVDLTKEGMAHVDDIVVCMYQYIDMLKTSGTPSWIFQEIKDLNNMSFKFKDKEKPTSCVQNCSESMHYFPMEDVLSAGHLVKEFRPDLVEDLLARLNPDNMRITLVSKSYKDEVDVTERWYGAKYNLTPISEDLLNNCRKVTPSSKFHLPPPNEFIPTNFTIAPLPQGSSPVPELIKRNQLSHVWFKQDDKFKLPKACILFELFSPVAYSFPQHCNMVYMFTELFKDALNEYAYAAELAGLSYKFSNSVYGIHLTIKGYNNTQRVLLEKILTKMTTFSVDQKRFHVIKELYTRSLKNFKADQPYQHASYFSHVVKSEKAWTKDELSAELVNLTSEMLQEFIPKFMKRLHVQMLMHGNLTKAEALKISETVEEILQHKALTEPLLPTELQKHRQFKIPNGSSYVFQYKNQVRKISSMLVYLQVGLQNTTDNMLLQLLAQVISEPCFNILRTREQLGYIVFSSVDRGNGVQGLRIIIQSERTPSYLEGRAEAFIEHVGDHLNEMSEAEFQKHVSSLAAQILEKPKKLGTETLKYWSELLSEQLFFKRDEVEAEHLKTLTKPMLQDFYKRYIHVSAPERSKLTVHVLGKNLDSCPTQAEPTCQGDLLPCPKLPESTLISDVNQFKQSLELYPRVRPYLDINEAKL; this comes from the exons TGTCCATGATGGAATTGTGAAATCGGATTCAGATAAACGTGAATACCGTGGTCTACAATTAAACAATGGGTTAAAAATAATGCTGATTAGCGATCCAAAAACCGACAAATCTGCTGCTTCTATGGATGTTAATGTTG GTAGTTTATCCGACCCAAAAGAATTGGAAGGACTCGCTCACTTCTGTGAACACATGTTGTTTCTTGGAACCGAGAAATATCCTGATGAAGATGAATATAGCAAA TTTCTGAGTCAACATGCAGGAAACTCCAATGCATATACATCAGATGATCATACAAACTATTACTTTGATGTGGGACATAAACATCTGAAAGAAATACTGGACAG attttctCAATTCTTCATCTGCCCTCTCTTTGACGCGAGTTGCACGGACCGTGAAATGAACGCGGTGCACTCGGAGCATGAGAAGAACGTGATGTCCGATGGGTGGAGACTTCAGAGACTTGATAAAGCAACAGCTAACCCTAACCATCCATATTCACAGTTTGGCACTG GTAACAAAGAGACCCTTGACTCTGAGCCTAAAAAAAAAGACATTTGTGTTCGCGATGAACTGCTCAAGTTTCATGACTCAATGTACTCAGCAAATATTATGGCCCTTGCTGTGTTGGGGCGAGAGTCATTAGATGAACTGACAGATATGGTTACGCCCATGTTTTCttctattaaaaacaaacaactaacTGTGGAGACTTACACTGAATCACCATACACTGAGAAAGAACTAAAG GTCTGCATGAAAGTGGTTCCAGTTAAAGATGTTAGAAACCTTGTGCTAACCTTCCCAATTCCTGATCTCACTGAACATTACCAATCCAAT CCGGGTTCTTACCTTGGTCACCTGATCGGGCACGAGGGGCCGGGAAGTTTGTTGTCTGAGTTAAAATCAAGAGGTTGGGTGAATTCCCTGATGGCGGGTGAAAAAGGGGGAGCTCGTGGGTTTGACTTCTTCATAATTCAAGTTGATTTAACTAAAGAAGGAATGG CACATGTGGATGACATAGTAGTTTGTATGTACCAATATATTgatatgttaaaaacaagtgGAACACCCTCGTGGATATTTCAAGAAATTAAAGATCTTAACAACATgagctttaaatttaaag ACAAAGAAAAGCCAACTTCATGTGTGCAGAACTGCAGTGAGTCGATGCATTACTTTCCAATGGAAGACGTATTATCAGCAGGTCACCTCGTGAAGGAATTCCGACCAGACCTTGTTGAAGATCTCCTTGCAAGGCTTAACCCCGATAATATGAG AATAACCCTTGTATCGAAATCCTACAAAGATGAAGTTGACGTTACCGAGAGGTGGTACGGAGCAAAATACAACCTCACCCCCATCTCCGAGGATCTTCTCAACAATTGTCGCAAAGTAACCCCCTCATCCAAGTTCCATCTCCCACCCCCCAATGAATTCATTCCAACCAACTTCACGATTGCCCCCCTTCCACAAGGGAGTTCCCCTGTACCAGAACTGATAAAG AGAAACCAGTTATCGCATGTTTGGTTCAAACAAGATGATAAATTCAAACTCCCTAAAGCTTGCATATTATTTGAGTTGTTCAGTCCAGTGGCTTACTCATTTCCCCAGCATTGTAACATGGTGTATATGTTTACTG AGTTGTTTAAGGATGCATTGAATGAATACGCATATGCTGCTGAACTTGCTGGATTGAGTTATAAGTTTAGCAACAGTGTCTATGGTATTCAT TTGACCATCAAAGGTTACAACAACACGCAACGAGTTCTACTGGAGAAG ATTTTGACGAAAATGACAACTTTCAGTGTTGACCAGAAAAGATTCCACGTTATCAAGGAATTG tACACAAGGTCACTTAAGAACTTCAAGGCTGACCAACCGTACCAGCATGCATCCTACTTCAGCCATGTAGTCAAGTCCGAGAAGGCTTGGACCAAGGATGAACTGAGTGCAGAACTCGTCAACCTGACTTCAGAGATGCTGCAAGAATTCATTCCAAAGTTTATGAAGAGATTGCATGTACAGATGCTTATGCATGGGAACCTCACAAAAGCTG AGGCACTAAAGATATCTGAAACAGTTGAAGAGATATTACAACACAAAGCATTGACTGAACCACTATTGCCAACTGAGCTGCAGAAACATagacaatttaaaataccCAACG GTAGTTCATATGTGTTCCAATATAAAAACCAAGTTCGAAAGATCTCATCTATGCTGGTTTACTTACAAGTTGGTCTACAGAACACAACAGATAACATGTTGTTGCAACTATTAGCACAAGTTATATCGGAACCTTGTTTCAATATACTACGTACAAG AGAGCAGTTAGGTTACATTGTGTTCAGTAGTGTTGATCGTGGTAATGGAGTTCAAGGTCTAAGAATCATTATCCAATCTGAGCGAACACCTAGTTATTTGGAAGGAAGAGCTGAGGCTTTCATTGAACACGTTGGG GATCACCTTAATGAGATGAGTGAAGCTGAGTTCCAAAAACACGTTTCTTCACTTGCTGCACAAATATTGGAGAAACCAAAGAAATTGGGGACGGAAACATTAAAGTATTGGTCGGAACTTTTGTCggaacaattgttttttaaaagag atgaGGTTGAAGccgaacatttaaaaactttgaccAAACCGATGTTACAAGATTTCTATAAACGGTACATCCATGTTTCAGCACCAGAGCGTTCCAAACTAACTGTTCATGTGCTCGGGAAAAATTTAGATagtt GTCCAACTCAAGCAGAGCCAACATGTCAAGGTGATTTGCTTCCATGTCCAAAACTTCCAGAA TCAACATTGATATCCGATGTAAACCAATTCAAACAAAGTCTTGAGTTATACCCACGTGTACGACCATATTTGGACATCAACGAGGCTAAACTATAA
- the LOC100177319 gene encoding insulin-degrading enzyme isoform X3, producing the protein MLCSTIFRKILRINCRSYIVTTTHTMAPTNPSKGKKLKLVSRRLDDILSVHDGIVKSDSDKREYRGLQLNNGLKIMLISDPKTDKSAASMDVNVGSLSDPKELEGLAHFCEHMLFLGTEKYPDEDEYSKFLSQHAGNSNAYTSDDHTNYYFDVGHKHLKEILDRFSQFFICPLFDASCTDREMNAVHSEHEKNVMSDGWRLQRLDKATANPNHPYSQFGTGNKETLDSEPKKKDICVRDELLKFHDSMYSANIMALAVLGRESLDELTDMVTPMFSSIKNKQLTVETYTESPYTEKELKVCMKVVPVKDVRNLVLTFPIPDLTEHYQSNPGSYLGHLIGHEGPGSLLSELKSRGWVNSLMAGEKGGARGFDFFIIQVDLTKEGMAHVDDIVVCMYQYIDMLKTSGTPSWIFQEIKDLNNMSFKFKDKEKPTSCVQNCSESMHYFPMEDVLSAGHLVKEFRPDLVEDLLARLNPDNMRITLVSKSYKDEVDVTERWYGAKYNLTPISEDLLNNCRKVTPSSKFHLPPPNEFIPTNFTIAPLPQGSSPVPELIKRNQLSHVWFKQDDKFKLPKACILFELFSPVAYSFPQHCNMVYMFTELFKDALNEYAYAAELAGLSYKFSNSVYGIHLTIKGYNNTQRVLLEKILTKMTTFSVDQKRFHVIKELYTRSLKNFKADQPYQHASYFSHVVKSEKAWTKDELSAELVNLTSEMLQEFIPKFMKRLHVQMLMHGNLTKAEALKISETVEEILQHKALTEPLLPTELQKHRQFKIPNGSSYVFQYKNQVRKISSMLVYLQVGLQNTTDNMLLQLLAQVISEPCFNILRTREQLGYIVFSSVDRGNGVQGLRIIIQSERTPSYLEGRAEAFIEHVGDHLNEMSEAEFQKHVSSLAAQILEKPKKLGTETLKYWSELLSEQLFFKRDEVEAEHLKTLTKPMLQDFYKRYIHVSAPERSKLTVHVLGKNLDSCPTQAEPTCQGDLLPCPKLPESTLISDVNQFKQSLELYPRVRPYLDINEAKL; encoded by the exons TGTCCATGATGGAATTGTGAAATCGGATTCAGATAAACGTGAATACCGTGGTCTACAATTAAACAATGGGTTAAAAATAATGCTGATTAGCGATCCAAAAACCGACAAATCTGCTGCTTCTATGGATGTTAATGTTG GTAGTTTATCCGACCCAAAAGAATTGGAAGGACTCGCTCACTTCTGTGAACACATGTTGTTTCTTGGAACCGAGAAATATCCTGATGAAGATGAATATAGCAAA TTTCTGAGTCAACATGCAGGAAACTCCAATGCATATACATCAGATGATCATACAAACTATTACTTTGATGTGGGACATAAACATCTGAAAGAAATACTGGACAG attttctCAATTCTTCATCTGCCCTCTCTTTGACGCGAGTTGCACGGACCGTGAAATGAACGCGGTGCACTCGGAGCATGAGAAGAACGTGATGTCCGATGGGTGGAGACTTCAGAGACTTGATAAAGCAACAGCTAACCCTAACCATCCATATTCACAGTTTGGCACTG GTAACAAAGAGACCCTTGACTCTGAGCCTAAAAAAAAAGACATTTGTGTTCGCGATGAACTGCTCAAGTTTCATGACTCAATGTACTCAGCAAATATTATGGCCCTTGCTGTGTTGGGGCGAGAGTCATTAGATGAACTGACAGATATGGTTACGCCCATGTTTTCttctattaaaaacaaacaactaacTGTGGAGACTTACACTGAATCACCATACACTGAGAAAGAACTAAAG GTCTGCATGAAAGTGGTTCCAGTTAAAGATGTTAGAAACCTTGTGCTAACCTTCCCAATTCCTGATCTCACTGAACATTACCAATCCAAT CCGGGTTCTTACCTTGGTCACCTGATCGGGCACGAGGGGCCGGGAAGTTTGTTGTCTGAGTTAAAATCAAGAGGTTGGGTGAATTCCCTGATGGCGGGTGAAAAAGGGGGAGCTCGTGGGTTTGACTTCTTCATAATTCAAGTTGATTTAACTAAAGAAGGAATGG CACATGTGGATGACATAGTAGTTTGTATGTACCAATATATTgatatgttaaaaacaagtgGAACACCCTCGTGGATATTTCAAGAAATTAAAGATCTTAACAACATgagctttaaatttaaag ACAAAGAAAAGCCAACTTCATGTGTGCAGAACTGCAGTGAGTCGATGCATTACTTTCCAATGGAAGACGTATTATCAGCAGGTCACCTCGTGAAGGAATTCCGACCAGACCTTGTTGAAGATCTCCTTGCAAGGCTTAACCCCGATAATATGAG AATAACCCTTGTATCGAAATCCTACAAAGATGAAGTTGACGTTACCGAGAGGTGGTACGGAGCAAAATACAACCTCACCCCCATCTCCGAGGATCTTCTCAACAATTGTCGCAAAGTAACCCCCTCATCCAAGTTCCATCTCCCACCCCCCAATGAATTCATTCCAACCAACTTCACGATTGCCCCCCTTCCACAAGGGAGTTCCCCTGTACCAGAACTGATAAAG AGAAACCAGTTATCGCATGTTTGGTTCAAACAAGATGATAAATTCAAACTCCCTAAAGCTTGCATATTATTTGAGTTGTTCAGTCCAGTGGCTTACTCATTTCCCCAGCATTGTAACATGGTGTATATGTTTACTG AGTTGTTTAAGGATGCATTGAATGAATACGCATATGCTGCTGAACTTGCTGGATTGAGTTATAAGTTTAGCAACAGTGTCTATGGTATTCAT TTGACCATCAAAGGTTACAACAACACGCAACGAGTT CTACTGGAGAAGATTTTGACGAAAATGACAACTTTCAGTGTTGACCAGAAAAGATTCCACGTTATCAAGGAATTG tACACAAGGTCACTTAAGAACTTCAAGGCTGACCAACCGTACCAGCATGCATCCTACTTCAGCCATGTAGTCAAGTCCGAGAAGGCTTGGACCAAGGATGAACTGAGTGCAGAACTCGTCAACCTGACTTCAGAGATGCTGCAAGAATTCATTCCAAAGTTTATGAAGAGATTGCATGTACAGATGCTTATGCATGGGAACCTCACAAAAGCTG AGGCACTAAAGATATCTGAAACAGTTGAAGAGATATTACAACACAAAGCATTGACTGAACCACTATTGCCAACTGAGCTGCAGAAACATagacaatttaaaataccCAACG GTAGTTCATATGTGTTCCAATATAAAAACCAAGTTCGAAAGATCTCATCTATGCTGGTTTACTTACAAGTTGGTCTACAGAACACAACAGATAACATGTTGTTGCAACTATTAGCACAAGTTATATCGGAACCTTGTTTCAATATACTACGTACAAG AGAGCAGTTAGGTTACATTGTGTTCAGTAGTGTTGATCGTGGTAATGGAGTTCAAGGTCTAAGAATCATTATCCAATCTGAGCGAACACCTAGTTATTTGGAAGGAAGAGCTGAGGCTTTCATTGAACACGTTGGG GATCACCTTAATGAGATGAGTGAAGCTGAGTTCCAAAAACACGTTTCTTCACTTGCTGCACAAATATTGGAGAAACCAAAGAAATTGGGGACGGAAACATTAAAGTATTGGTCGGAACTTTTGTCggaacaattgttttttaaaagag atgaGGTTGAAGccgaacatttaaaaactttgaccAAACCGATGTTACAAGATTTCTATAAACGGTACATCCATGTTTCAGCACCAGAGCGTTCCAAACTAACTGTTCATGTGCTCGGGAAAAATTTAGATagtt GTCCAACTCAAGCAGAGCCAACATGTCAAGGTGATTTGCTTCCATGTCCAAAACTTCCAGAA TCAACATTGATATCCGATGTAAACCAATTCAAACAAAGTCTTGAGTTATACCCACGTGTACGACCATATTTGGACATCAACGAGGCTAAACTATAA